The nucleotide sequence TATTAAAATTCATAAGCCCTCTAAGTGAGGGCTTTAATCTAGCAGTCTACAAATATTTTGAAATCTACAAAAATAAATTTTGTAGACTGATTTGTAGACTGGTGAACTGTATGGACGGTAAAACGAATACAATAGGATACAGCTTTCACAATTTTAAGTTTCTGATTTTTAGGCCGGTTTATTTCAATGCTCAATCTTCCCATCCAGTCCAGACTCGGCGGTTTTTACTTCTGCTACTATGCAATCGTTGGGGCATTTATGCCGTTCTGGAGCTTGTATCTTGAAGATCGAGGCTTTAGCTATTCAGAAATCGGAATTTTATCTTCAATCGCCATTGTGACCCGTTTCTTCGCCCCGATGATCTGGGGCTGGATAGCCGATAAATCCGGGAAACGTATGTTGCTGGTACGCATCGCCACTTGGATGGAAGCGTGTATCTGGTTCATGATCTTTATCATCCCCAATAGCTTTCAATCCGTCGCTTTGCTGATGCTGATTTTTAGCTTCTTTCAGAATGCGATCTTGGCCCAATTTGAAGGTGTGACCTTGTTCTGGCTGGGCGAAAAACGTGCCGAATTATATGGCAAGGTGCGTAAATGGGGATCTGTTGGCTTTATTGCCGGAGTGTTTGGTATAGGGGCGATTTTTGGAATTATTCCGGTGAGCATGTTGCCTGTGATATTGCTGTGTATTTCATTTCTGGCTTTTATCTGGTCCTTTAGTATTAAAGAGCCTTCCGCAGCACCCACGGCGCAGAAACAGTTGGAACCACTTTGGCCAATCTTGAAA is from Acinetobacter sp. ANC 7912 and encodes:
- a CDS encoding MFS transporter, yielding MLNLPIQSRLGGFYFCYYAIVGAFMPFWSLYLEDRGFSYSEIGILSSIAIVTRFFAPMIWGWIADKSGKRMLLVRIATWMEACIWFMIFIIPNSFQSVALLMLIFSFFQNAILAQFEGVTLFWLGEKRAELYGKVRKWGSVGFIAGVFGIGAIFGIIPVSMLPVILLCISFLAFIWSFSIKEPSAAPTAQKQLEPLWPILKQPVVYSFFLIELIMLFSHAPFYSFYSNFLSQHGFSTSQIGLLWSVGVIAEIIMFAYATLFFKRWAWRTLVLICLLLTGVRWLIVGMLPSMFIAQFMAQSIHAFSFGLFHMIAMRVIFQNFSAGQQGRGQALYSTMWGLGVASGSILAGQYWDVFGGATIFICAAASTLLGLLLLAGLPNRVETHPT